Proteins co-encoded in one Coregonus clupeaformis isolate EN_2021a chromosome 5, ASM2061545v1, whole genome shotgun sequence genomic window:
- the LOC121562566 gene encoding flavin reductase (NADPH), with protein sequence MSESIKNVAIFGATGMTGLVTLPLAVAAGYNVTVLVRDPARLPAEHKACRVVVGDVLNKEDVKKTMEGQDAVIIILGTRNDLSPTTIMSEGTRNILDAMKARGIRKAVGCMSAFLLWDRSKVPPRLLPVTEDHDRMYMVLKESGLDFVAVMPPHIDDNLPLTDKYTVTENMLKGRVISKYDLGHFFVKCLSISDWDRKTVGICGEYS encoded by the exons ATGTCAGAATCGATCAAGAATGTTGCAATATTTGGGGCCACGGGAATGACCGGACTGGTGACATTACCACTGGCTGTTGCAGCGG GTTACAACGTGACAGTGCTGGTGAGAGACCCTGCCAGGCTGCCTGCAGAACACAAAGCCTGCAGGGTGGTGGTGGGAGATGTCCTCAATAAGGAGGATGTGAAGAAGACCATGGAGGGTCAGGATGCTGTTATCATCATTCTGGGCACCAGGAATGACCTCA GTCCCACAACAATTATGTCAGAAGGAACCAGAAACATCCTAGACGCCATGAAAGCTCGGGGGATCCGCAAAGCAGTTGGCTGCATGTCAG CCTTCCTCCTATGGGACCGGTCTAAAGTGCCACCCAGGCTCCTGCCAGTCACAGAGGACCATGATAGGATGTACATGGTGCTGAAGGAGTCAGGGCTGGACTTTGTGGCTGTCATGCCCCCTCACATCGATG ATAACCTCCCTTTGACTGATAAGTACACAGTGACAGAGAACATGCTGAAAGGGCGGGTCATTTCCAAATATGACCTGGGACACTTCTTCGTCAAGTGCTTGTccatctctgactgggacaggaaGACCGTTGGGATTTGTGGGGAGTACAGTTAA
- the LOC121562545 gene encoding SERTA domain-containing protein 3: MKSKGQKRKLDDVVGCMCSCTWESQRQSVLGISLDKYHRGQELMEPSLRSSVLIANTLRHIHLENKPPYELVNLAGPVPPMVPSKPCLHRESGLGVVNSASGVEDMEDVWMSSESDFSVSAAVSSILKELDLTVDGGLGPQAPQRTPFRSIENLPGDLGLKRSSEGCRTSEGAAFGSVEEVMCSSYLQDVKLDELFHDIDTSVFDREMGVQALSAAASDELLKYLPSLSSVLSTSPSPFSPRASGT; encoded by the coding sequence ATGAAATCCAAGGGACAGAAGCGCAAACTCGATGATGTCGTGGGGTGCATGTGTAGCTGCACTTGGGAAAGCCAGCGGCAGTCAGTGCTCGGCATCTCCCTTGACAAGTACCACCGCGGGCAGGAGCTGATGGAGCCTAGTTTGCGCAGCTCCGTGTTGATAGCCAACACCCTGCGGCACATACACCTAGAAAACAAGCCTCCATATGAGTTAGTTAACCTGGCAGGACCAGTGCCACCCATGGTCCCATCTAAACCCTGCCTCCACAGGGAGTCTGGTCTGGGTGTTGTAAACAGTGCCTCAGGTGTCGAGGACATGGAGGATGTCTGGATGTCCTCAGAGAGTGACTTCTCCGTGTCAGCTGCTGTCTCCTCCATTCTGAAAGAACTAGACTTGACTGTCGATGGAGGGCTAGGTCCTCAGGCACCTCAGAGGACACCTTTCAGGTCCATTGAGAACCTACCTGGAGACCTGGGGCTCAAACGAAGCTCTGAGGGGTGTAGAACCTCAGAGGGGGCGGCTTTTGGTAGTGTGGAGGAGGTAATGTGTTCCAGCTACCTGCAGGATGTGAAACTGGATGAACTTTTCCATGACATCGACACGTCTGTGTTTGACAGGGAGATGGGGGTCCAAGCACTCTCTGCTGCAGCCAGTGACGAGCTGCTTAAGTACTTACCCTCTCTGTCCTCCGTTCTGTCCACTtcaccctctcccttctcccccagaGCTTCAGGGACCTGA